In Aspergillus nidulans FGSC A4 chromosome IV, a single window of DNA contains:
- the srgA gene encoding Rab family GTPase SEC4 (transcript_id=CADANIAT00000507), translating to MAGTRNYDFLIKLLLIGDSGVGKSCCLLRFSEDSFTPSFITTIGIDFKIRTIELDGKRVKLQIWDTAGQERFRTITTAYYRGAMGILLVYDVTDERSFQNIRTWFSNVEQHASEGVHKILIGNKCDWEEKRAVTTEQGQQLADELGIPFLEVSAKNNINIEKAFYNLASDIKKGMDSSKPEQTGSQGVSIDNQASGLSGNAGGKCC from the exons ATGGCTGGCACTAGAAACTATGACTTTCTG ATCAAATTGCTGTTGATAGGAGACTCTGGTGTTGGAAAGTCGTGCTGCCTTCTGCGCTTCAGTGAGGATTCGTTCACACCATCGTTTATCACGACGATTGGTATCGACTTCAAGATTCGGACTATTGAATTAGATGGTAAACGGGTAAAGCTTCAGATATGGGACACAGCTGGGCAGGAGCGATTTAGAACAATCACCACGGCTTATTACAGGGGTGCGATGGGTATTCTTCTTGTTTACGATGTCACCGACGAGCGTTCATTCCAGA ACATCAGAACATGGTTCTCGAACGTCGAACAACATGCTAGCGAGGGTGTCCACAAGATCCTTATTGGGAACAAATGCGActgggaagagaagagagctgtAACAACGGAGCAGGGTCAACAGCTGGCCGACGAACTGGGAATACCTTTCCTGGAAGTCTCGGCGaagaacaacatcaacatcgaGAAAGCCTTTTACAATCTTGCATCCGATATCAAAAAGGGAATGGACAGTTCGAAACCTGAACAAACAGGCTCTCAGGGAGTCAGCATAGACAATCAAGCCTCGGGGCTGAGCGGTAATGCCGGAGGAAAGTGTTGTTGA
- a CDS encoding sterol desaturase family protein (transcript_id=CADANIAT00000508), producing MNFMNSTFSSTTPETYWDHYDDISAHSSHLNVAERLWAAWYAWMQNDVLATGIMSFVMHELVYFGRSLPWILIDTLGFFKNYKIQSSKIPSLREQWDCAKFVLLSHFTVELPQIWLFHPMAQFFGLSTSVPFPSFWTMAYQIAIFFVMEDTWHYFSHRALHWGPLYKAIHKIHHQYSAPFGMAAEYASPIEVMILGFGTVGCPIVWCAATGDLHIFTMYVWIVLRLFQAIDAHSGYEFPWSLHHFLPFWAGADHHDLHHEKFVGNYSSSFRWWDYVLDTEYSPEAIRRRRDHKAVGGAKKTE from the exons ATGAACTTTAT GAATTCGACCTTCTCGTCGACTACTCCTGAAACCTACTGGGATCATTATGATGACATTTCCGCCCATAGCTCACACCTAAACGTTGCTGAACGTTTGTGGGCAGCTTGGTATGCTTGGATGCAAAATGATGTCCTAGCGACAGGTATCATGTCCTTCGTTATGCACGAGCTAGTATACTTTGGGCGGTCTCTGCCGTGGATTCTCATCGACACGCTTGGTTTTTTCAAGAACTATAAGATTCAGAGT AGTAAAATTCCGTCCTTACGGGAGCAGTGGGATTGCGCCAAATTTGTCCTTTTGAGCCATTTCACGGTTGAGTTACCCCAAATATG GCTTTTCCATCCAATGGCTCAATTCTTCGGTCTCTCTACATCTGTGCCGTTTCCTTCTTTCTGGACAATGGCCTACCAAATCGCaatcttcttcgtcatggaAGACACATGGCATTATTTTTCCCATCGAGCTCTCCACTGGGGTCCACTTTACAAAGCCATTCACAAGATCCATCATCAATATTCAGCTCCATTCGGCATGGCCGCTGAATATGCGTCACCTATAGAGGTTATGATTCTGGGATTTGGTACTGTTGGATGCCCAATTGTATGGTGCGCTGCGACTGGGGATCTGCATATCTTTACGATGTATGTTTGGATTGTGCTTCGGTTGTTCCAGGCCATTGATGCACACAGTGGGTATGAGTTCCCATGGAGTCTACAccactttcttcctttttggGCTGGAGCAGATCATCACGACCTTCACCACGAGAAGTTCGTTGGCAACTACTCCAGCAGTTTCAGGTGGTGGGATTATGTTTTGGACACAGAGTACAGTCCCGAGGCGATCAGGCGGAGGCGGGATCACAAGGCGGTCGGCGGTGCGAAGAAAACCGAATAA
- a CDS encoding uncharacterized protein (transcript_id=CADANIAT00000510), whose amino-acid sequence MYEVRQPRCNGTYLDGYSYLDVPYVQGIAKEEMRKKDCCCEYLSNLAGQGS is encoded by the exons atgtatgaa gtcaggcagcct AGGTGTAatgggacgtatttagatggatattcctatctagacgtgccgtacgtacaaggaatcgctaaagaagaaatgagaaagaaggattgttgttgtga atatcttAGTAACCTAGCAG GTCAGGGCAG TTAA
- a CDS encoding ubiquitin-specific protease UBP14 (transcript_id=CADANIAT00000511): MIYLNYGHRLPLKPFIEKTREEPPHKISKLAINAETDEDRYDTSTRVVCYSCGRDDVGEPSGKLQSVIEGVMHATTFSKREEIKAWEQEFIPCEHTTGLIQQESKRIKSQGCGRSQFGGTGGNSHGLAHFNATSHAVAVKLGSITADGSADIYCYKCNEERIDPDLATHLYHWGIDLAGREKTEKSLMEMQVEQNLKWDFLMTTEDGQDLTPVFGAGLTGLSNLGNSCYLSSVVQCLFDLPEFQRRYYHPNEDPPLAETPAADFETQLRKLADGTLSGRYSRPDDKTVASPKPQEIRHQKGLAPSMFKHLIGRDHPEFSTMRQQDAFEFLLHVFKHVTLSKHPVGMDNPIDSFKFSIEQRLQCLKCRGVRYRLDEQDNISIPVPARRVPDSEGSNSDGSFESVTLYDCLDAFTADETVDLRCAHCNSQEKFSKRSAFRTMPAELVINARRFELINWVPTKLDIPVEVEDAPIDLSCYLSTGPGEGEDLLPEDEETGGFEVNMDTLNQLLAMGFPRVRCEKALYSTGNSDAEAAMNWLLSHMDDPDIDEPVHKKRVSEFGANEQDLAKIAQLGDMGIDDSRARKALTATGGDINRAIDWVFSHPGDEDESSVHEPPSGNADTSVVPGFATSPATYQLRSIICHKGASVHAGHYVAFVRKHLPGKSGLSWVMFNDEKVVEVDDVQEMKKFAYLYFFSRV, translated from the exons ATGATTTACCTG AACTACGGCCACCGTCTGCCTCTCAAGCCGTTTATCGAGAAGACT CGCGAGGAGCCTCCACATAAGATCTCAAAGCTTGCCATCAACGCAGAGACTGACGAAGACCGTTATGACACAAGTACACGTGTTGTCTGCTATTCCTGCGGCAGGGACGATGTTGGTGAGCCGAGTGGCAAACTCCAGTCAGTCATTGAAGGCGTGATGCATGCCACGACCTTCTcgaagagagaggagataAAAGCCTGGGAACAGGAGTTTATTCCCTGCGAGCACACTACTGGCTTGATTCAGCAGGAGTCCAAGCGCATAAAGTCACAGG GCTGTGGTCGCAGTCAATTTGGAGGTACTGGCGGTAATTCACATGGACTTGCACACTTTAATGCGACATCCCACGCCGTTGCCGTGAAACTGGGTTCAATAACTGCCGATGGTTCAGCAGATATTTACTGTTATAAATGCAACGAAGAAAGAATCGATCCTGACCTTGCTACGCACCTGTATCATTGGGGCATTGATTTAGCGGGGCGCGAGAAAACGGAGAAAAGTCTCATGGAAATGCAAGTTGAACAAAATCTGAAATGGGATTTCTTGATGACGACTGAAGATGGACAGGATCTGACACCAGTCTTCGGCGCAGGCCTGACAGGGTTGTCGAATCTTGGAAACAGTTGCTATCTGTCTAGTGTGGTCCAGTGCCTTTTTGATTTACCAGAGTTTCAACGCAGATATTACCATCCTAACGAAGACCCGCCTCTGGCAGAAACACCAGCTGCTGATTTCGAAACGCAGCTGCGAAAACTGGCGGATGGTACCCTCTCAGGACGATACTCTCGGCCAGATGATAAGACTGTCGCCTCTCCAAAGCCACAAGAAATCCGACACCAAAAGGGCTTGGCTCCATCGATGTTCAAGCATCTTATCGGTCGCGATCATCCTGAATTCTCGACTATGAGACAGCAGGACGCCTTTGAGTTCCTACTGCATGTTTTCAAGCACGTCACATTGTCCAAGCACCCTGTAGGGATGGATAATCCGATTGATTCTTTCAAGTTCAGCATTGAGCAGCGGCTGCAATGTCTGAAGTGCAGAGGAGTTCGCTACAGGCTCGATGAACAAGACAATATCTCGATTCCAGTGCCCGCTCGTCGAGTACCCGATTCAGAAGGTTCCAACTCTGATGGCTCCTTCGAATCTGTGACGCTATACGATTGTCTAGACGCATTTACTGCCGATGAGACCGTTGATCTTCGTTGTGCCCATTGTAACAGCCAGGAGAAATTCTCCAAACGGTCTGCTTTTCGGACAATGCCAGCGGAATTGGTAATTAATGCTCGACGCTTTGAGCTGATCAATTGGGTTCCGACCAAGCTGGATATTCCGgtagaggttgaagatgCACCTATAGATTTGAGCTGCTATCTTTCCACCGGACCTGGTGAGGGGGAAGACCTCCTTccggaagatgaggagaccGGTGGCTTCGAGGTCAACATGGACACTTTGAACCAACTGCTTGCAATGGGTTTTCCACGGGTCAGGTGTGAAAAGGCACTTTACTCTACTGGAAActcagatgctgaagccgCAATGAATTGGCTCTTATCTCACATGGACGACCCTGACATAGATGAGCCGGTTCATAAAAAACGCGTTTCGGAATTTGGAGCCAACGAACAGGACTTAGCTAAAATAGCGCAACTAGGTGACATGGGCATCGATGATTCTCGCGCTAGGAAGGCGTTGACTGCCACAGGTGGTGATATTAACCGAGCTATTGACTGGGTTTTCAGTCATCcaggcgatgaagatgaaagcTCTGTTCACGAACCGCCGAGCGGAAATGCTGATACATCCGTAGTCCCGGGTTTCGCTACTAGTCCGGCAACCTATCAACTTCGCTCCATAATTTGCCATAAGGGCGCTTCGGTACATGCTGG GCATTATGTTGCATTTGTGCGAAAACATTTGCCCGGAAAGTCCGGTCTTTCTTGGGTGATGTTCAATGATGAGAAGGTTGTGGAGGTCGACGACGTGCAAGAAATGAAAAAGTTCGCCTACCTCTACTTCTTCTCAAGAGTGTAG
- a CDS encoding replication factor A subunit protein RFA1 (transcript_id=CADANIAT00000512), translated as MASQASHVSVGALSGIFDATKPQISEPIVQCVQVKPLPPQANNQERYRVVFSDISNYVQTMLAIQANHFVTDGLLRKGCFVRLKQFQANSVKGKKILIVLDLEVLKELGEAEKLGEPKPLESKAEEEEKPQPTTISSNGFYGAKAQNAPSQISSRAQHTRPMQGSAPATIYPIEAISPYAHKWTIKARCTSKSPIKTFHGRSGDGTLFSVNLLDDSGEIRATGFNEQCSALYDLFQEGEVYYISSPCRVQIAKKQFTNLNNDYELTFERDTLVEKAEEQNDVPQVRFNFTTIGDLQSVEKDTTIDVIGVLKDVGETTQIVSKTTKKPYDKRELTLVDNTGFSVRLTIWGTTAMNFAASPESVVAFKGVKVSDFGGKSLSLLSSGSVTVDPDIEEAHRLKGWYDAQGRNENFASHASSVGTMSATKRDQLKTIAQVREEQLGMSEEPSYFTLRATVVYIKQDNLCYPACLSEGCNKKVTEVDPGQWRCERCDKTHPRAEYRYIMLVNVSDHTGQLYLNCFDDVGRLLLGMSANQLMELPQNDGKALGNVIQNATCRTWTFGCRAKIDHYGDQQRIRYQVSYAKPVNYSEEASRLADIIDSYSIS; from the exons ATGGCCTCGCAAGCATCACATGTCTCCGTAGGAGCTCTCAG TGGGATTTTTGACGCCACAAAACCTCAGATCTCTGAACCTATCGTTCAATGTGTCCAAGTCAAGCCACTGCCACCCCAAGCAAACAATCAGGAACGATACAGGGTTGTTTTCAGCGATATATCAAACTATGTGCAGACAATGCTTGCCATCC AAGCAAATCATTTTGTGACGGATGGTCTCCTACGCAAAGGCTGTTTTGTGAGGCTCAAGCAATTTCAAGCAAACTCCGTTAAAGGAAAAAA GATTCTTAttgttcttgacctcgaggTTCTCAAGGAACTGGGAGAGGCTGAAAAGCTTGGCGAACCGAAACCCTTGGAGAGCaaagcagaggaggaagagaagccaCAACCCACGACAATCTCCAGCAATGGGTTCTACGGGGCCAAAGCTCAAAATGCACCCTCGCAAATCAGCTCCCGGGCTCAGCATACACGGCCTATGCAGGGATCTGCACCTGCCACTATATATCCCATTGAGGCGATTTCTCCATATGCTCATAAGTGGACGATCAAAGCGCGATGCACGAGCAAGTCTCCCATAAAAACTTTCCACGGAAGGAGTGGTGACGGCACGCTCTTTAGTGTCAATCTGCTGGATGATAGTGGCGAAATCCGCGCCACCGGGTTTAATGAGCAGTGTTCTGCGTTGTACGATCTCTTTCAAGAGGGTGAGGTCTACTACATTTCCAGCCCCTGCCGCGTTCAGATTGCGAAGAAACAATTTACGAATCTCAACAATGATTATGAGCTTACATTTGAAAGAGATACTttggtcgagaag GCGGAAGAACAGAATGACGTCCCACAAGTGCGTTTCAATTTCACCACTATTGGAGACTTACAGTCTGTTGAGAAGGATACGACGATCGATGTTATAGGAGTGTTGAAAGATGTTGGAGAGACCACGCAGATCGTGTCAAAAACAACAAAGAAGCCCTATGACAAGCGCGAACTGACATTGGTCGACAACACGGGATTCTCTGTGCGATTGACGATCTGGGGCACGACGGCAATGAATTTTGCTGCCAGCCCAGAGTCTGTGGTAGCCTTCAAGGGAGTCAAAGTCTCCGACTTTGGCGGAAAGAGCTTGAGTTTACTCAGTTCAGGTTCTGTGACTGTGGACCCCGATATTGAAGAAGCACATAGACTCAAAGGCTGGTACGATGCGCAAGGTCGGAATGAGAATTTTGCTTCTCATGCTTCATCAGTCGGAACGATGTCCGCCACGAAACGAGATCAATTGAAAACCATCGCCCAAGTTCGCGAGGAGCAGCTGGGCATGTCAGAGGAGCCTTCCTACTTTACACTAAGGGCGACCGTCGTGTACATAAAACAGGACAACCTGTGTTACCCCGCATGTCTTTCGGAGGGTTGTAATAAGAAGGTCACAGAGGTCGACCCCGGTCAGTGGCGTTGCGAGCGTTGCGACAAGACTCACCCACGCGCAGAGTATCGCTATATAATGCTTGTCAACGTCAGTGATCACACTGGACAGCTTTATCTTAACTGTTTCGATGACGTTGGCCGGTTGTTGTTGGGTATGAGTGCGAACCAGCTCATGGAATTGCCTCAGAACGACGGTAAGGCACTTGGCAACGTTATTCAGAATGCCACCTGTCGCACCTGGACTTTCGGATGCAGAGCAAAGATAGATCATTATGGGGATCAGCAACG AATTCGATACCAAGTATCGTATGCCAAACCCGTCAACTACTCCGAAGAGGCATCTCGTCTTGCAGATATCATTGACAGTTACAGTATCTCCTAA
- the dbp3 gene encoding RNA-dependent ATPase DBP3 (transcript_id=CADANIAT00000513): MAKREHQDQTGDSRPSKKSKGTKDTKKNTEVSPPYFQSPALDNVPQTEIDKFLSDHSIKITDASADKPSLRPIISFSFLPPSNKDLYAPLDGFASPTAIQSATWPLLFAGRDVIGIAETGSGKTLAFGLPCLKKVLDLKTKQKSCRPLAVVISPTRELAMQIYDQLVKFAEKVDIQVACIFGGVKKDEQREALKSAAVVVATPGRLKDLQNDGSLDLGRVKYLVLDEADRMLDKGFEQDIKDIISPMPVSKRQTVMFTATWPPIVRNLASTFMTSPVTVTIGGDPSADPRANSRIKQVVEVVKPHEKEQRLVQILNRHQRGTPDKVLAFCLYKKEAMRVERLLRTKGFKVAGIHGDLSQQERFRSLEAFKSGAATVLVATDVAARGLDIPHVKLVVNVTFPLTVEDYVHRIGR; this comes from the coding sequence ATGGCAAAACGAGAGCACCAAGATCAGACTGGCGATAGCAGACCAAGCAAAAAATCTAAAGGCACGAAAGACACGAAAAAAAACACTGAAGTTTCGCCGCCTTATTTTCAATCCCCTGCTCTTGATAATGTTCCTCAAACAGAAATTGATAAATTTCTTTCTGACCATTCCATCAAGATAACGGATGCCTCAGCAGATAAACCGTCTCTGCGCCCAATTATCTCATTTTCATTCTTACCCCCCAGCAATAAAGACCTCTACGCTCCGTTAGATGGTTTCGCCTCGCCGACCGCTATCCAGTCGGCAACATGGCCACTTCTGTTTGCAGGCCGCGATGTCATAGGAATTGCAGAGACTGGAAGTGGGAAGACTCTTGCATTTGGTCTACCGTGTCTAAAGAAGGTGCTTGATTTGAAGACCAAACAAAAATCATGCAGACCACTTGCAGTTGTTATCTCCCCGACAAGAGAGCTCGCAATGCAGATTTATGACCAACTTGTGAAGTTCGCGGAAAAAGTGGATATTCAAGTCGCCTGCATATTTGGCGGTGTCAAGAAAGACGAACAGCGTGAAGCTTTGAAGTCTGCAGCTGTGGTTGTTGCAACTCCTGGAAGGTTGAAAGACCTTCAGAATGACGGCTCTTTGGATTTAGGCAGGGTCAAATATCTTGTCCTAGATGAAGCAGACCGTATGCTAGATAAAGGATTTGAGCAAGacatcaaggatatcatctCTCCTATGCCAGTGTCAAAACGTCAAACTGTTATGTTCACAGCAACCTGGCCTCCTATTGTCAGGAACCTTGCCTCTACATTTATGACTTCTCCAGTCACGGTCACCATCGGTGGTGACCCGTCTGCAGATCCACGTGCAAACAGCAGGATTAAACAGGTTGTCGAAGTGGTAAAACCACACgagaaagagcaaagacTAGTGCAAATTCTGAACAGGCATCAGCGTGGAACTCCTGATAAAGTGCTCGCCTTCTGCCTTTACAAGAAGGAGGCTATGCGGGTCGAGAGACTCCTTCGAACCAAGGGCTTCAAGGTAGCGGGTATACACGGCGATTTAAGCCAGCAAGAAAGATTTAGAAGCCTCGAGGCCTTTAAATCAGGTGCGGCCACCGTTCTCGTTGCAACTGATGTCGCGGCTCGCGGCCTTGACATACCTCATGTGAAACTGGTCGTAAATGTCACTTTTCCGCTCACTGTGGAGGACTATGTTCATCGAATTGGCCGGTAA
- a CDS encoding uncharacterized protein (transcript_id=CADANIAT00000514), whose amino-acid sequence MSYLSIGMGIITATAFAVFYMRFVPVEVSETPYYHMSVAITVIASLLELASEPIFAIIQQYMLYSKRATVEISAAFSKSLVTCGTFIWAVQNGHTLGVLPFALGHLSHALIIFCGYFIVALRQSNSFPFSFLLSRISPRFSRRLVTLSANVFFQSVVKHLLTQGDSMILATMAGLQDQGIYALASNYGGLLARVFFQPIEESSRLIFSSLLSSGESKDLVANVTIAKDHLLNVMRGYMMLAVLITPLGPTLAPKALHILGGRRWTAPEAKPLSPRLQIQWNSEGKLRGWECFRHALP is encoded by the exons ATGTCGTATTTGAGTATTGGCATGGGCATCATAACCGCTACTGCATTCGCGGTGTTTTATATGCGATTTGTTCCTGTGGAAGTCTCGGAGACTCCTTACTATCACATGAGCGTTGCGATTACAGTCATTGCTTCACTTCTTGAGTTGGCCTCTGAACCTATTTTTGCCATTATACAGCAGTATATGTTGTACAGCAAGCGTGCAACTGTTGAGATAAGTGCTGCCTTTTCAAAAAGCCTGGTCACTTGCGGAACATTCATTTGGGCTGTGCAAAATGGCCATACTCTTGGTGTGCTCCCATTTGCGCTGGGACACCTGTCCCACGCTCTCATAATCTTTTGCGGCTACTTCATCGTTGCATTACGTCAATCCAACAgttttcctttctccttcctgcTTTCCCGGATAAGCCCAAG ATTTTCAAGGCGCTTGGTGACATTGTCCGCAAATGTTTTCTTTCAGTCAGTGGTAAAGCACTTGCTAACACAGGGTGACTCAATGATTCTTGCCACTATGGCAGGCCTACAGGATCAAGGCATATACGCGCTAGCATCCAACTATGGCGGTTTACTGGCTCGTGTTTTTTTTCAGCCTATCGAAGAGAGCAGTAGGCTTATCTTCTCATCACTCCTCAGCAGCGGCGAGAGCAAGGATCTGGTGGCCAACGTTACCATTGCCAAGGACCACTTGCTGAATGTGATGAGAGGATACATGATGCTAGCAGTCCTGATAACCCCCCTAGGCCCTACTTTGGCCCCAAAGGCGCTCCATATCTTGGGTGGACGACGGTGGACAGCGCCAGAG GCGAAGCCTTTGTCTCCTCGGCTGCAAATCCAGTGGAACTCCGAAGGCAAGCTGCGTGGATGGGAGTGTTTTCGGCATGCTTTACCATAG
- a CDS encoding dolichyl-diphosphooligosaccharide--protein glycotransferase (transcript_id=CADANIAT00000515) has translation MGVVTLFSVLSPYVLPVVRNRNLWAAFSLIAVLLFTSGHMFNHIRKVPYVVGDGRGGINYFAGGFSNQFGMETQIVAAISLAMKVPRIADNKSQQVAVVIWGAVLLGTYSFLLSVFRAKNDYEETGL, from the exons ATGGGGGTCGTTACCCTGTTCAGCGTTCTGTCGCCTTATGTTCTCCCAGTTGTCAGAAACCGCAATCTTTGGGCTGCGTTTAGTCTGATTGCTGTCCTCTTATTCACTAGTGGGCACATGTTCAATCACATCCGCAAAGTCCCCTACGTTGTTGGAGATGGGAGGGGTGGTATCAACTATTTTGCGGGAGGTTTCTCAAACCAATTTGGGATGGAAACACAGATTGTCGCCGCAATCT CATTGGCTATGAAGGTGCCTCGCATTGCGGACAACAAGTCTCAACAGGTGGCCGTGGTCATCTGGGGGGCTGTGCTCCTTGGAACATACAGCTTCCTCTTAAGTGTTTTTAGAGCGAAAAATG ACTATGAAGAGACTGGCCTCTAG
- a CDS encoding uncharacterized protein (transcript_id=CADANIAT00000516) has product MNFLANDLEHTLEDDYRMALTTAHLEKEFYHVHAHTVQVLETERARVQRMEQLLLRIENENLQLQLNQAGLDLNQAKEAESGIRLELDRAIRELDLLQHVAHASSREIDNLRHELASLSAIASDTQKLQAEKVRLTKEVSSIRSEVDELRSQNTSANALLAENQAITRQLNATKIQLENEKRAHERTLAKQAQQKEDVGALTTKLEVARQELELARRHGHHNTRQKNSTPPVSGENRGADKNAVVLKDRHLEDTPVQQQEEWGTTTTIKVPTERAAESYPRNFTTRLHPELTIATPGAVCAQTQQKPFSTLPGDKSSFSITPFLNRTTELDDSSMSSDDELNEASNTGKDGHGANTITSPKQLKSPIPKQPSKLAKQAPAKAAVKDDTRNGQKQMIPDSPDVDRSNQSSLSRPVGQKQAPSKKRKLGLQRDRNLFDEDEDDNTSQEIRKPGRKLVGRTVHLRLPVNIAHSPNFW; this is encoded by the exons ATGAATTTCCTCGCAAATGACCTGGAACACACACTTGAAGATGAT TACCGCATGGCCCTCACAACCGCGCATCTTGAGAAAGAATTTTATCATGTTCACGCGCACACAGTACAAGTTCTTGAGACCGAACGTGCCCGAGTGCAGCGCATGGAGCAATTACTTCTTCGTATTGAGAACGAAAATTTGCAATTGCAATTAAACCAGGCAGGTCTGGACCTGAACCAGGCCAAAGAGGCAGAGTCCGGCATCCGTCTTGAGCTCGACCGCGCCATCAGGGAACTTGATCTTCTACAACATGTCGCCCATGCGTCGTCCCGCGAGATAGATAACCTCCGT CATGAACTTGCCTCGCTGAGCGCAATTGCTTCTGATACCCAGAAACTACAAGCAGAAAAAGTTCGCTTAACTAAAGAAGTATCGAGCATACGGTCCGAAGTCGACGAACTCAGGTCTCAAAACACTTCGGCCAACGCACTCCTTGCAGAGAATCAAGCAATTACCCGGCAGCTAAACGCAACCAAaattcagctggagaatgagaAACGCGCGCATGAACGTACACTTGCCAAACAAGCTCAACAAAAAGAGGACGTCGGAGCACTGACCACGAAGCTCGAAGTAGCACGTCAGGAATTGGAACTGGCGCGTCGCCACGGCCATCACAATACACGGCAGAAAAACAGCACCCCACCAGTTTCCGGCGAAAATAGAGGTGCCGATAAGAACGCAGTAGTCTTGAAAGACCGTCATCTAGAAGATACACCAGTGCAACAGCAAGAAGAGTGGGGCACTACAACAACTATCAAGGTCCCTACTGAGCGAGCCGCTGAATCTTACCCTCGAAATTTTACAACTCGCTTACACCCTGAGTTGACGATCGCTACGCCTGGGGCTGTTTGTGCGCAAACTCAGCAGAAGCCATTTTCTACACTCCCTGGCGATAAATCATCATTCTCAATAACCCCTTTCCTAAACCGCACAACCGAACTTGATGATTCGTCAATGAGCTCGGATGATGAATTAAACGAAGCTAGTAATACTGGGAAAGATGGACACGGCGCTAATACGATCACGTCTCCAAAGCAGTTGAAGTCGCCTATCCCAAAAcagcccagcaagctggCAAAACAGGCGCCGGCAAAGGCTGCCGTGAAAGATGATACAAGGAACGGGCAGAAACAGATGATTCCTGATAGTCCTGATGTGGACCGTAGCAACCAGTCTTCATTATCTCGGCCCGTCGGACAGAAACAGGCACCATCTAAAAAACGCAAGCTAGGATTACAGCGCGATAGAAACTTgtttgatgaggacgaggatgacaACACTTCGCAGGAAATCAGAAAGCCGGGACGAAAGCTTGTCG GTAGAACTGTTCACCTCCGACTGCCTGTGAATATAGCGCATAGCCCAAACTTCTGGTAG
- a CDS encoding uncharacterized protein (transcript_id=CADANIAT00000517) produces the protein MSIVGTGCLSYFFSRHSRGPLKAASLAMALFFHTLRLSDCVQPVYSIQKFLQKRFSSSKRWQARQLKDHYTREAAVQGLKSRAAFKLLQIDEKYRVFKSGQTVVDLGYAPGSWSQVRATSSVALTRTRPAGRVLGVDIIPSQPPKGVSTIQGNFLDPEVQAYVRDFVRNPRRGRPYSQGALQKVEDHDRMVESVLEASCTGGDLGEDYNGAVDAQRTVDVVLSDMSAPWLQTTGFWKRSLSNPYRRMMNTSGVPFKDHAGSMDLCRAALEFSFEVLRAGGHFVCKFYQGAEDKILEKQLKVLFGKVHRLKPESSRSVWICLLTSGQYVVV, from the exons ATGTCAATCGTCGGGACCGGTTGTCTGTCTTATTTCTTCTCACGTCATTCTCGGGGGCCATTGAAAGCCGCATCTTTAGCCATGGCCTTATTCTTCCATACCCTAAGGCTTAGTGACTGCGTTCAACCTGTCTATAGCATTCAGAAATTCTTACAGAAAAgattttcttcctccaaacgATGGCAAGCTCGCCAATTGAAGGATCATTATACGCGGGAAGCAGCGGTTCAAGGGCTCAAGAGCCGGGCGGCATTCAAGCTTCTACAG ATAGATGAAAAATACCGGGTCTTCAAGAGTGGTCAAACTGTTGTTGATCTA GGTTACGCCCCAGGATCATGGTCCCAGGTACGCGCGACATCCTCT GTAGCGTTGACGCGAACTCGGCCCGCTGGCAGGGTCCTTGGTGTGGATATAATCCCGAGCCAACCGCCAAAAGGTGTGTCTACTATCCAAGGCAATTTCTTGGATCCCGAGGTTCAGGCGTACGTCCGAGACTTTGTACGCAATCCTCGAAGGGGCAGACCATACTCTCAAGGAGCTCTCCAGAAAGTCGAGGACCATGATCGTATGGTAGAGTCTGTCCTCGAGGCGAGCTGCACCGGTGGTGACTTGGGAGAGGATTACAACGGCGCTGTGGATGCCCAAAGAACGGTAGATGTAGTACTAAGTGATATGTCCGCCCCCTGGCTTCAAACAACCggattctggaagagaagtcTAAGTAATCCTTACCGCAGGATGATGAATACCAGCGGTGTACCTTTTAAAGATCATGCTGGTAGTATG GACCTTTGCCGTGCTGCTCTGGAGTTCAGCTTTGAAGTTCTCAGGGCTGGTGGGCACTTTGTCTGCAAGTTTTATCAGGGCGCGGAAGATAAAATcctggagaagcagctgAAAGTATTGTTTGGAAAGGTGCATAGGCTCAAGCCAGAATCATCACGCAGTGTATGGATTTGCTTGCTAACCAGTGGGCAATATGTGGTGGTTTGA